The following coding sequences are from one Bombus terrestris chromosome 14, iyBomTerr1.2, whole genome shotgun sequence window:
- the LOC100642862 gene encoding DNA-directed RNA polymerases I, II, and III subunit RPABC2 has translation MADDDFDGDEVADDFDDVDDDDNIELEPQEEDGENIELLAAGEATGGVQRSKRITTRYMTKYERARVLGTRALQIAMCAPVMVELEGETDPLQIAMKELKQRKIPIIIRRYLPDNSYEDWGIDELIIIDH, from the exons ATGGCAGATGATGATTTTGATGGAGATGA GGTAGCAGATGATTTTGATGATGTAGATGATGATGATAACATTGAACTAGAACCTCAAGAAGAAGATggagaaaatatagaattattagCAGCTGGTGAAGCTACTGGTGGAGTGCAAAGGTCCAAAAGAATTACAACAAGATATATGACAAA ATATGAAAGGGCAAGAGTATTAGGGACAAGAGCGTTACAAATAGCTATGTGTGCTCCTGTGATGGTTGAGTTGGAAGGAGAAACTGATCCACTGCAAATTGCAATGAAAGAactaaaacaaagaaaaattccaattaTAATTAGACGTTACTTACCTGACAATAGTTATGAGGATTGGGGTATAGACGAATTAATCATTATAGATCACTAA
- the LOC100642975 gene encoding bridging integrator 3 has product MTWNPLKKNHLTQRPTPAPPLLTHLEDRELDIAVQRLIYVEDTIRKLTKEMKKYIEAVLNLDRADQRLTLNLTTCGLAHLSDEFRKVVENYHSVTTQIGKTVQEMAALCQKTFIEPLKKLRDEFILIAAAIAKREELVTTWKYSYNRVKKLQEKKDRTASHIAKLERERRTEEAAAKDLKTVHAQLLVELPMFLDKRLEYIKPSIHAVIMIQLDYYGSATHLFTHLMPVPNTLGSPSSAMVPEVEYQQAVTDQMNRIRALTIVKDH; this is encoded by the exons ATGACGTG GAATCCtttgaagaaaaatcatttgacaCAGAGGCCTACACCAGCACCACCTCTATTAACTCATTTAGAAGACAGAGAATTAGATATTGCAGTTCAAAGACTCATtta CGTTGAAGATACAATTAGGAAATTgacaaaggaaatgaaaaaatatatagaagctGTGCTAAATTTAGATCGAGCAGACCAAAGGTTGACATTAAATCTAACAACTTGTGGTTTAGCGCATCTCAGTGATGAATTTAGAAAAGTAGTGGAAAATTACCATTCAGTAACAACACAG ATTGGGAAAACAGTGCAAGAAATGGCAGCTCTCTGTCAAAAAACTTTCATAGAAccattaaaaaaattacgagATGAATTCATTCTAATAGCCGCAGCAATTGCCAAGCGTGAGGAACTGGTGACAACTTGGAAATACTCTTATAATCGTGTCAAAAAATTGCAAGAGAAAAAAGACAGAACTGCTAGTCATATCGCAAAATTAGAAAGAGAACGCAGGACAGAAGAAGCAGCTGCTAAGGACTTGAAGACTGTTCATGCTCAATTACTTGTAGAACTACCAATGTTTTTAGACAAGAGATTGGAATATATTAAACCTAGCATACATGCTGTAATCATGATACAATTAGATTACTATGGAAGTGCAACTCATTTATTTACACACTTAATGCCAGTACCAAATACTTTAGGATCGCCATCCAGCGCTATGGTACCTGAAGTCGAATACCAACAAGCAGTAACTGATCAAATGAATAGAATAAGAGCTCTTACAATAGTTAAAGATCATTAA
- the LOC100650577 gene encoding activating signal cointegrator 1 complex subunit 2: MEPYENPDFLPLENLKLTIKTNGIVQKVDALSKIWASDHYFLHYEPPNIYNDDGSEIVGAKLRWIEIVNYMINDLKWLLSLPFYRFWSNIVFNTSVLDTLVSFLQDAPPFYALENFPNCPEMLELLETLSHYVLIIFARLVTNKESPEEYMNRPFLGNLLYDKYIFTVPIIFDLCQLYGRENAKIMERILNSLFELEPQYNNDLQRAVPCLIEAFENVERKFGSDSIYTDEAVSLSKQDTNSSKLTLFQLEDMILYVLDISSNVGVFLINYSPAVSIFHTVDFMNKLVSVYESTIPEMYKILKNLAYNDENMPKYIELKHRLDVIRIEILKLFRIIIYEPILTIQENLNMIKEAEVKERVDEYLNLLTLAISEKEFITDYDQFYPVKLDLTILSNICPDADTIKYNYIVKSVNTIIGRPNVPDTSFSNNVNEPVAVAGPSGILNETTISENMKPSNEKQTVEKNSIELAVLISDVKDILNHLDEGFIGTSLEYYNYDSAAVVHAVLEDSLPPELKELMKLGPSQMPSALPIYTETSIKDVASGIERLDINMLDNLKGDDAYVKKSKEIIDIPKDYITKNYSLVEDVYDDEYDDTYDNSDIRGTQDDSTEADLRPFTIPRILREKQKVETEEVETESEDEDVRNNQNGRDYFIQNPEEVRARAERQRQTRSGRGVPNVIGNPKGQGQEKAVLYNRQQKNTKKAERANHNRRSGAQWKRNQGMVPL, encoded by the exons ATGGAACCTTATGAG aaTCCCGATTTTCTACCACTAGAAAATTTAAAACTAACGATTAAAACCAATGGTATTGTCCAAAAGGTTGATGCTTTG AGTAAAATATGGGCAAGTGACCACTATTTTTTACATTATGAACCTcctaatatatataatgatgATGGATCTGAAATTGTGGGAGCAAAACTACGATGGATAGAAATTGTCAATTATATGATCAACGATTTAAAATGGTTACTCAGCCTTCCATTTTATAG ATTTTGGTCAAATATTGTGTTTAATACTTCAGTATTAGATACATTGGTATCTTTTCTACAAGACGCACCACCATTCTATGCTTtagaaaattttccaaattgcCCAGAAATGTTGGAACTTCTAGAAACACTAAGTCACTATGTACTTATAATTTTTGCACGACTTGTCACAAACAAAGAAAGTCCTGAAGAATATATGAACCGTCCATTTCttggaaatttattatatgACAAATACATATTTACGGTACCCATCATCTTTGATCTTTGCCAACTTTATGGTCgagaaaatgcaaaaataatgGAAAGGATCTTAAACTCTTTATTTGAATTAGAACCGCAGTATAATAATGATCTTCAGAGAGCTGTTCCTTGTCTTATAGAG GCCTttgaaaatgttgaaagaaAATTTGGTAGTGATTCTATATATACCGATGAAGCAGTTTCATTGTCAAAGCAGGATACTAATTCCTCAAAACTTACATTATTCCAGTTGGAAGATATGATATTATATGTTCTAGATATATCATCAAATGTTGGtgtgtttttaataaattattctccAGCAGTGAGTATATTTCACACAGTGGATTTTATGAATAA ACTTGTTTCAGTATATGAAAGCACAATACCTgagatgtataaaatattaaagaactTAGCATATAATGATGAAAATATGccgaaatatatagaattaaagcATCGTCTGGATGTAATAAGGATTGAAATTTTGAAGctttttcgtattattatatatgaaccAATATTGACTATTCAAGAAAATTT AAATATGATAAAGGAAGCAGAGGTAAAGGAACGGGTGGACGAATATCTTAATTTATTAACCTTAGCAATTTctgaaaaagaatttattacaGATTATGATCAATTTTATCCTGTTAAATTAGATTTGACTATATTATCGAATATTTGTCCTGATGC tgatacaataaaatataattatattgtgAAATCAGTCAATACAATTATTGGAAGACCCAATGTTCCAGATACTAGCTTTTCTAATAACGTAAAT GAACCTGTAGCTGTAGCTGGACCTAGTGGTATTTTAAATGAGACAACTATATCTGAAAACATGAAACCTTCAAATGAGAAACAAACTGTGGAAAAGAATTCTATTGAATTGGCTGTTCTTATTTCTGAtgttaaagatattttaaatcATCTAGATGAAGGTTTTATTGGg ACAAGTTTGGAGTATTACAATTATGATAGTGCAGCTGTGGTACATGCTGTACTAGAAGATTCATTACCACCAGAATTAAAAGAATTGATGAAATTAGGGCCATCACAAATGCCTAGTGCACTACCAATCTATACA GAAACTTCAATTAAGGATGTAGCTAGTGGTATTGAAAGACTGGATATTAATATGCTTGATAATTTAAAGGGTGATGATGCATATGTtaaaaaatctaaagaaatCATAGATATACCTAAAGATTACATAACTAAAAA TTACAGTCTCGTCGAAGATGTATACGATGACGAGTATGATGATACTTATGATAACAGCGATATACGTGGTACACAGGATGACTCGACTGAAGCAGATTTAAGACCTTTTACTATACCTAGa ATTCTTCGCGAGAAACAAAAGGTTGAAACTGAAGAAGTTGAAACGGAATCAGAAGATGAAGATGTAAGAAATAACCAAAATGGGAGAgactattttatacaaaatccaGAAGAGGTACGCGCTAGAGCAGAACGACAAAGGCAAACGCGAAGTGGAAGAGGTGTACCGAATGTAATAG GTAATCCTAAAGGTCAAGGACAAGAGAAAGCGGTATTATACAATAGGCAGCAAAAGAACACCAAGAAGGCGGAACGCGCTAATCACAATCGTCGTTCTGGTGCCCAATGGAAACGAAATCAAGGAATGGTTCCATTATAA
- the LOC100650701 gene encoding uncharacterized protein LOC100650701, with product MSKDTKFFARPKVRFCQPDTGKSITKELKSLTDQNGIKDKPKILSVVRLDKPVKLVKSNEISGNQENKNSKLVDNASNFTLHANASPCSIETSSSLDKNTIKTENQNPLNDANNSQNIKANIKEANIPKISIKLPNNDITVSTDSPIAQSKSLDKTLKSKNSDKINGSKKDYTKGRREKENKSTVVKKNIKIVTTKSTDLDILKHKNRLSSAGTGTKKLNVTQKTSSSITIKKNLNSKLRDVMPCYKYSKVVRDIIGPKIQPYIGPGVSHSQPDDLAILETDENIHTKPIISGEKLAKPEYNSIMCTINKLNEMKKQKVITNIEHLPASYKNLINGKVSTALDFPLDEAVYKDLVDLSIDENQLPSRLTRSKDPEPRQKDVVPILSDFFTPVSTEEYCTSVSIKPRIPETVDSWNAFRISDQISEWKHILNHV from the exons aTGTCTAAGGATACGAAATTTTTTGCGAGACCAAAAGTAAGATTTTGTCAACCGGATACTGGTAAATCGAtaacaaaagaattaaaaagcTTGACTGATCAAAATGGTATTAAGGATAAGCCGAAAATCCTAAGTGTCGTAAGACTAGATAAACCTGTTAAATTAGTGAAATCGAATGAAATATCTGGCAAtcaggaaaataaaaattcaaagcttGTTGATAATGCATCAAACTTCACATTACATGCTAATGCATCTCCTTGTTCAATTGAAACCTCGTCCTCTTTGGATAAAAATACTATCAAGACAGAAAATCAGAATCCTTTAAATGATGCTAACAACAGTCAGAATATTAAAGCAAATATTAAAGAAGCTAATATTCccaaaatttctattaaacttCCAAACAATGACATAACAGTTTCTACAGATTCTCCCATTGCACAAAGTAAAAGTTTAGACAAGACACTTAAATCAAAAAATTCTGACAAAATTAATGGTTCAAAGAAAGATTACACTAAAggtagaagagaaaaagaaaataaatcaacagttgttaaaaaaaatattaaaattgtaacTACAAAATCCACAGATTTAGACATTTTAAAACATAAGAATCGACTTTCTTCTGCTGGCACTGGTACAAAAAAGTTAAATGTCACACAGAAGACATCTAGTTCaattacaataaaaaagaatttaaattcaAAACTTCGTGATGTTATGCCATGTTATAAATACAGTAAAGTTGTAAGAGATATAATTGGTCCTAAAATACAGCCATACATAGGTCCAGGAGTATCACACAGTCAGCCAGATGATTTAGCAATTTTAGAAACAGATGAAAACATTCATACAAAGCCAATTATTTCTGGAGAAAAATTGGCAAAACCAGAATATAATTCTATTATGtgtacaattaataaattaaatgaaatgaagAAACAAAAAGTTATAACTAATATTGAACATTTACCAGCTTCATATAAAAATCTTATAAATGGAAAG GTTTCTACTGCTTTAGATTTCCCTCTTGATGAAGCAGTTTACAAAGATTTGGTAGACTTATCCATAGATGAAAATCAATTGCCAAGCAGATTAACTCGTAGTAAAGATCCAGAACCAAGACAAAAAGATGTTGTGCCGATACTCTCTGACTTTTTTACACCTGTATCTACTGAGGAATATTGTACTTCTGTTTCTATAAAACCGCGAATTCCAGAAACTGTAGACAGTTGGAATGCCTTCAGAATAAGTGATCAAATAAGTGAATGGAAACACATTTTAAATCATGTATAA
- the LOC100643096 gene encoding vacuolar protein sorting-associated protein 11 homolog: MMAFLEWRRFNFFDLKKEVDGGKIATALGDAQVTAATSGNGTLVFGDYTGNVHLVNRTYDVTTFRAYDVTLTLAQQVQHSTFLFTIGEDESGCNPTIKVWNLAKPDKQGNPTCLRISRAIPSYRAVPATALCVHTSLTLMAIGFGDGSIMLYRGDLTRERKNKIKVFEHTNFSVTGLAIKSSGKQTHLFVATPNSVFVYNITVKDQEFKSPLDTMGCARKCSVLAESMQDSHFMIGRDDAIYCYTPDGRGPCYAAGGQKIMLEWFRSYLVIIAKESANDPRTTTTISAKPSTIEPIPPGVDKHVITVLDIQNKCIVFSAPMLSVQAVLSEWGGFFILSGDSKLYHLDEKDLQSKLALLFKKNLYDISIRIAKNQQYDAEGLVDIFRQYGDHLYSKGDHTGAIEQYIKTIGKLEPSYVIRKFLDSQHIDNLTTYLQALHKNGQATEDHTTLLLNCYTKLNHTDKLKEFIMTKDREIDFDVEIAIKVCRQASPEDALLLAKKHDRYEWYLRIQIEDKHEYKKALEYMATLDFEEAESNMKKYGTILIENVPDESTQFLKALCTNYRPSNQPLVDQEMLDGTVDQHIDKANPEDFIHLFLNNSERLVEFLEHLVKMNTKWSTLVYNTLVEHYLHIWSALDNDVAKVQYEQKIVRLLQNSEACYDKDQILILCHQHNFRRGLLFLYEESKLYQEILRFHLREGDSEQILATCKRFGHQDPNLWVQALWSVARNKEAPTKLLADILTHIGQERLLSPLMVLDALSTSLSCTLGDVRTYFNSVLRTEHKQTQADIELSEKYRADTKKIREQIDSIKNSTIIFQGSRCSACHHQLELPSVHFMCQHSYHQHCFQRFSENENECPACLPDNKKLLDIIKAQEQSKDLHETFHSLLDRAEDPFSLVADYFGRGVFKKLMVITDSDKMLSASVAKFDESKLNYGPGAEARIRLSEGKNSTLGKTETHRSYDNYNTVADDRLRSYPKSDLYSSSVEANISGTFNDISSPRGNSKKAVPVPIKEARILNSTTPKSSPVQKSYVPPKTPIVPSNPFGADDYDESKNPFAEDKDDDTTNPFKDNDDTNPFKNNDDDDYNKNLNPFGR; encoded by the exons GACGCCCAAGTGACAGCAGCTACGAGCGGTAACGGGACTCTAGTATTCGGAGATTACACAGGCAATGTGCATTTAGTGAATAGAACTTACGATGTTACCACATTTCGCGCTTATGATGTCACATTAACACTAGCTCAACAAGTCCAACATTCCACTTTCTTGTTCACCATTGGT GAAGATGAATCAGGTTGTAATCCTACCATAAAGGTCTGGAATTTAGCTAAACCAGATAAACAAGGCAATCCAACATGTCTTCGTATAAGTAGAGCCATACCAAGTTATAGAGCAGTTCCTGCAACTGCTCTATGTGTGCATACTAGTCTTACATTAATGGCTATTGGCTTTGGAGATGGCTCTATTATGCTGTATag GGGTGATTTAACTAGGGAAAGGAAAAACAAgataaaagtattcgaacatacCAATTTTTCAGTTACTGGTTTAGCAATAAAATCTAGTGGCAAACAAACTCATTTATTTGTTGCTACACCAAATAGCGTTttcgtatataatattactgttaaGGATCAAGAATTTAAATCTCCCTTGGATACTATGGGCTGTGCCAGAAAGTGTAGTGTTCTTGCAGAATCTATGCAAGATAGTCATTTTATGATTGGTCGTGATGAT GCAATTTATTGTTACACACCAGATGGTAGAGGTCCTTGTTATGCAGCTGGTGGTCAAAAAATCATGTTAGAGTGGTTTAGAAGTTACCTAGTTATTATAGCAAAAGAATCTGCGAATGATCCAAGAACAACAACTACCATTTCTGCAAAACCAAG TACTATAGAACCAATACCTCCAGGAGTGGATAAGCATGTAATTACAGTACTTGATATACAAAACAAATGCATTGTTTTTTCTGCCCCAATGTTGTCTGTGCAAGCTGTTCTATCAGAATGGGGTGGATTTTTTATACTCAGTGGAGATAGTAAACTTTATCACTTAGATGAAAAAGACTTGCAATCGAAATTAGCATTACTTTTCAAGAagaatttatatgatatatctatAAG aATAGCTAAGAATCAACAATATGATGCTGAAGGTTTAGTCGATATATTCCGACAATACGGCGATCATTTATATTCTAAAGGAGATCATACTGGAGCGATAGAACAGTATATTAAAACTATTGGAAAGTTAGAACCGTCGTatgtaattagaaaatttttagATTCTCAACACATAGATAATCTAACGACCTATTTGCAAGCTTTGCATAAAAATGGGCAGGCAACAGAAGATCATACAACTTTGCTACTGAATTGTTATACAAAACTCAATCATAcagataaattaaaagaatttatcaTG ACAAAAGATAGAGAGATTGATTTCGATGTCGAAATTGCAATAAAAGTTTGTCGTCAAGCATCGCCGGAGGATGCTTTGTTGCTTGCAAAAAAACATGATCGTTACGAATGGTATCTTCGTATTCAAATAGAAGATAAACACGAGTACAAAAAGGCATTAGAATATATGGCTACTTTGGACTTTGAAGAA GCAGAATCCAACATGAAGAAATATGGTACTATCCTGATAGAAAATGTGCCAGATGAATCAACGCAATTTTTAAAAGCCTTATGTACCAATTATAGGCCTTCCAATCAACCACTTGTAGATCAG GAAATGTTAGATGGTACTGTGGACCAACACATCGATAAAGCCAATCCAGAAGATTTTATTCacttgtttttaaataattcagaaCGTCTCGTAGAATTCTTAGAGCACCTAGTAAAAATGAATACCAA GTGGAGCACTTTGGTATACAATACTTTAGTAGAACATTATCTTCATATTTGGTCAGCTTTGGATAATGATGTAGCAAAAGTACAATATGAACAGAAAATTGTACGACTTTTGCAAAATTCGGAAGCGTGTTACGATAAAGATCAAATATTAATCTTATGCCATCAGCATAATTTCAGGCGTGGTTTACTCTTTCTTTATGAAGAAAGTAAATT ataccaagaaatattacgattccATTTACGCGAAGGAGACAGTGAACAAATTTTAGCTACGTGCAAACGATTTGGACATCAAGATCCGAATTTATGGGTCCAAGCTTTATGGAGTGTTGCAAGAAATAAAGAAGCACCAACTAAACTTCTTGCAGACATACTAACCCACATAG GTCAAGAAAGGCTTTTATCACCATTGATGGTTCTTGATGCACTTTCTACTTCACTTTCTTGTACCTTGGGCGATGTGAGAACCTATTTTAACAGTGTGTTACGAACAGAGCATAAACAAACACAAGCAGATATAGAATTATCTGAAAAGTATCGAGCAGATACTAAAAAGATACGAGAACAAAtagattcaattaaaaatagtactattatcTTCCAAGGATCACGTTGCAGTGCGTGTCACCATCAGTTAGAACTTCCATCGGTACATTTTATGTGTCAGCATTCATATCATCAACA CTGCTTTCAAAGATTCTCAGAGAATGAAAATGAATGTCCAGCTTGTTTACCAGACAATAAAAAATTGTTGGATATCATAAAAGCACAGGAACAATCAAAAGATCTTCATGAAACATTTCACAGTTTATTGGATCGAGCAGAGGATCCATTCTCATTAGTTGCTGATTACTTTGGTCGCggagtttttaaaaaattaatggtGATCACAGATAGCGATAAAATGTTGTCTGCGTCGGTGGCAAAGTTTGATGAATCAAAATTGAATTATGGGCCAGGAGCGGAAGCCAGAATCAGATTATCGGAAGGAAAGAACTCAACGTTAG gaAAAACTGAAACTCATCGTTCGtatgataattataatacaGTAGCGGATGATCGACTGCGATCTTATCCAAAATCAGATCTGTACTCTTCATCAGTAGAAGCGAATATCTCTGGTACATTCAATGACATATCTAGTCCACGAGGAAATTCGAAGAAAGCTGTGCCAGTACCTATAAAGGAAGCTCGTATTTTAAACAGCACGACACCAAAATCATCACCAGTTCAAAAATCGTACGTGCCACCAAAAACACCGATTGTACCATCGAATCCATTCGGAGCAGACGACTACGATGAATCGAAAAATCCATTTGCCGAAGACAAAGACGATGACACTACTAATCCTTTTAAAGATAATGACGACACAAATCCCTTTAAGAATAATGACGATGATGACTATAATAAGAACCTGAATCCTTTTGgtagataa